Proteins co-encoded in one Mycobacterium mantenii genomic window:
- a CDS encoding GAF and ANTAR domain-containing protein: MTDTPRETRVLDAVVSLVDSLLDDFDVVDLLTDLTERCVELLDIEAAGFLLADPLHQLRLLAATSEQARALELFQLQADEGPCVDCYTTGRPVSVADVQRVAGRWPRFVPAAVEEGFASVHAVPMRAAGIVLGALGLFGTRPGELSEADLLVGQTLTHIACVAILTEHPPTPSTVMPQLRSALTSRVIIEQAKGFLRETLGVSVEEAFHLLRTYARTKRQHLTDVARRLMTDRDSRPILLAELTELAAAPPR; this comes from the coding sequence GTGACTGACACTCCCCGTGAAACCCGGGTGCTCGACGCCGTCGTCTCGCTCGTCGACAGCCTGCTCGACGACTTCGACGTCGTCGACCTGCTGACCGACCTCACCGAGCGATGTGTCGAGCTGCTCGACATCGAGGCCGCGGGATTTCTGCTCGCCGACCCACTGCACCAGCTCCGGCTGCTGGCCGCCACCTCGGAGCAGGCCCGTGCACTCGAACTCTTCCAGCTGCAAGCCGACGAAGGCCCATGCGTGGACTGCTACACCACGGGTCGACCGGTTTCGGTCGCCGACGTGCAACGGGTGGCAGGGCGGTGGCCGCGGTTCGTTCCCGCCGCGGTGGAGGAGGGCTTCGCCTCCGTGCACGCCGTCCCGATGCGCGCCGCCGGCATCGTGTTGGGCGCGCTGGGTTTGTTCGGCACGCGCCCGGGCGAGCTCAGTGAGGCCGACCTGCTCGTCGGCCAGACCCTGACTCACATCGCATGCGTTGCGATCCTGACGGAACACCCGCCCACACCCTCCACCGTCATGCCGCAACTACGCTCCGCACTGACCAGTCGCGTCATCATCGAGCAGGCTAAAGGCTTCCTCCGTGAAACGCTGGGTGTGTCCGTCGAGGAGGCCTTCCATTTGTTGCGCACCTACGCGCGGACCAAACGCCAACACTTGACCGACGTCGCCCGCAGATTGATGACCGATCGGGATTCCCGCCCGATACTGCTGGCGGAGTTGACCGAACTCGCGGCCGCGCCACCGCGCTGA
- a CDS encoding GAF and ANTAR domain-containing protein — MTDFDAQPGRKAPAQSEPSPAQREADEAELYAGLRGVAGIVAGAQGLIDLLRDVAEFAAQAIPDADGVGVALIDPGHGISSVRTWAATATLVDEIDTVQYDELNEGPCITCMQSQRATVSGSLGSDSRWPHFGGRVARMRVHSALALPFIVADEVIGAINAYARNRDAFGEHAVRLGSQFAKPAAISVHNAQLLANAQKRTLRLQRALDSRAVIDQAIGIIRSRSGSTADEAFGRLAHISQTENMKLNVVAERLVEEAVRRARARHR; from the coding sequence TTGACCGACTTCGACGCCCAGCCCGGTCGCAAAGCGCCGGCACAATCCGAACCCTCCCCCGCCCAACGGGAAGCAGACGAGGCGGAACTGTATGCCGGGCTCCGCGGAGTGGCCGGGATCGTGGCGGGTGCCCAAGGGTTGATCGACCTCCTTCGGGACGTCGCGGAGTTTGCCGCCCAGGCGATTCCCGATGCCGACGGTGTGGGCGTCGCCTTGATCGACCCGGGACACGGCATATCCAGCGTCCGGACGTGGGCGGCGACCGCGACACTCGTCGACGAGATCGACACCGTTCAGTACGACGAACTCAACGAGGGGCCCTGCATCACCTGTATGCAGTCGCAACGAGCCACAGTGAGCGGATCGCTGGGCAGTGACAGCCGTTGGCCGCACTTCGGTGGCCGGGTAGCGCGGATGCGCGTGCACTCCGCGCTAGCGCTCCCGTTTATCGTTGCCGACGAGGTGATCGGGGCGATCAATGCCTATGCCAGAAACCGCGACGCTTTCGGCGAGCACGCGGTGCGGTTGGGCTCCCAGTTCGCCAAGCCCGCCGCGATATCCGTGCACAACGCGCAGTTGCTAGCCAACGCCCAGAAACGGACGCTGCGATTGCAGCGCGCGTTGGACAGCCGCGCAGTAATCGATCAGGCGATCGGCATCATCCGTAGCAGGTCGGGCAGTACCGCGGACGAGGCCTTCGGCCGGCTCGCCCATATCAGCCAGACCGAGAACATGAAACTGAACGTCGTAGCCGAACGGCTGGTCGAAGAGGCCGTGCGGCGCGCCCGCGCACGGCATCGCTGA
- a CDS encoding fatty acyl-AMP ligase, which yields MSKFTETMYDTAQSSSKGLVTGEPNCPVRHTWGEVHERARRIAGGLAAAGVDRGDAVPVLAGAPAEIAPAGQGIWMRGASLTMLHQPTPRTDLGRWAEETAAVIKMIGAKTVVISDPFVAAAPLLAQLGLRVLTIEQLLANRPIDPVPTGEDDVALLQLTSGSTGSPKAVQVSHRNIVSNAEAMFIGAEVDVDTDVIVSWLPLFHDMGMTGFLTVPMYFGAELVKVTPMDFLCDTLLWAKLIDKYKGTMTAAPNFAYKMFARRLRKLAQPGQFDLSSLRWALSGAEQVEPADVEDFCEAGKPFGLRPEAILPAYGMAETTVAVSFSECGAGLMIDEVDADLLALLHRAVPATKGKTRRLTTLGRPLKGLEARIIDDDGNILSARGVGVIQVRGEPVTAGYVTMGGFVAALDDQGWYGTGDLGYLTETGHLVVCGRVKDVIIMAGRNVYPTDIERAAGRVSGVRPGCAVAVRLDAGRSRETFAVAVESNDWQNPAEVRRIEHQVTHEVVAEVDVRPRNVVVLEPGMIPKTPSGKLRRVHTLTLVG from the coding sequence TTGAGCAAATTCACCGAAACCATGTATGACACCGCCCAGTCCAGTTCGAAGGGCCTGGTCACCGGGGAGCCGAATTGTCCCGTCCGACACACCTGGGGCGAGGTGCATGAGCGCGCCCGTCGGATCGCGGGTGGCCTGGCCGCCGCGGGGGTCGACCGCGGTGACGCCGTCCCGGTGCTGGCGGGTGCTCCAGCCGAGATTGCGCCTGCCGGGCAGGGAATCTGGATGCGCGGCGCCAGCCTCACCATGCTCCATCAGCCCACGCCACGCACCGACCTTGGACGCTGGGCCGAGGAAACCGCCGCCGTCATCAAGATGATCGGCGCCAAAACGGTCGTCATCTCGGACCCTTTCGTGGCCGCGGCCCCACTTCTGGCCCAGCTGGGTCTGCGGGTGCTGACAATCGAGCAGCTGCTCGCCAACCGGCCGATCGATCCGGTCCCGACCGGCGAAGACGACGTTGCGTTGCTGCAGTTGACGTCTGGTTCTACCGGGTCGCCCAAGGCCGTTCAGGTTTCGCACCGCAATATCGTTTCCAACGCCGAGGCAATGTTCATCGGCGCAGAAGTCGACGTCGATACCGACGTGATCGTGAGCTGGCTGCCACTGTTCCACGACATGGGTATGACCGGTTTCTTGACCGTGCCAATGTATTTCGGTGCGGAGCTGGTCAAGGTTACGCCGATGGACTTCCTGTGCGACACGTTGCTGTGGGCGAAGCTCATCGACAAGTACAAGGGCACGATGACCGCCGCGCCGAATTTCGCCTACAAGATGTTCGCCAGACGCCTTCGTAAGCTGGCCCAGCCCGGCCAGTTCGACCTGTCCAGCCTGCGGTGGGCGCTGTCGGGCGCCGAACAAGTCGAACCGGCTGACGTCGAAGACTTTTGCGAAGCGGGCAAACCGTTCGGGCTACGTCCGGAGGCGATCCTGCCCGCATACGGTATGGCCGAAACGACCGTGGCCGTGTCGTTCTCCGAGTGCGGCGCGGGCTTGATGATCGACGAGGTTGACGCAGACCTGCTCGCCCTGCTCCACCGGGCGGTTCCGGCGACCAAGGGCAAAACCCGGCGACTGACAACGCTTGGCCGTCCGCTGAAGGGGCTGGAGGCGCGCATCATCGACGACGACGGCAACATCCTGTCCGCCCGCGGCGTCGGCGTCATTCAGGTGCGCGGCGAACCGGTGACGGCCGGTTACGTGACGATGGGCGGTTTCGTCGCGGCTCTGGACGACCAGGGTTGGTATGGCACCGGCGATTTGGGCTACCTCACCGAGACCGGACACCTCGTCGTCTGCGGCCGCGTCAAGGACGTAATCATCATGGCCGGCCGCAACGTCTACCCCACCGATATCGAACGTGCCGCCGGGCGCGTCTCCGGGGTCCGGCCCGGCTGTGCCGTGGCGGTGCGCCTGGATGCCGGACGGTCGCGGGAGACGTTCGCTGTCGCGGTGGAGTCCAATGACTGGCAGAACCCGGCCGAGGTGCGCCGCATCGAGCATCAGGTGACGCACGAGGTGGTCGCCGAGGTCGATGTCCGGCCTCGCAATGTGGTTGTGCTCGAGCCGGGAATGATCCCGAAGACGCCGTCGGGGAAGCTCCGACGCGTCCATACGCTGACGCTCGTCGGCTGA
- a CDS encoding fatty acid desaturase family protein produces the protein MAITDVAAFAHLTDADIENLAVELDAIRLDIEDSRGERDARYIRRTIAAQRALEAAGRVMLTGSSKRLAWWAGTVTLGLAKIIENMEIGHNVMHGQWNWMNDPEIHSATWEWDMSAASKHWISSHNFQHHKYTNILGMDDDVGYFILRVTRDQPWERFNVGNLLFNAILALWFEWGIGLQTVDFEKILKAGPDRDITLLQIREFSAKAGRQVVKDYIAFPALTSLSPGATYQSTLKANVVANVIRNVWANAVIFCGHFPDGAEKFTKTDMIAETRGQWYLRQMLGSANFEAGAALRFMSGNLCHQIEHHLYPDLPSNRLHEISMRVREVCDKYDLPYTTGSFLVQYGKAWRTIAKLSLPDRYLHDTADDAPETRSERMFTDLEPGFAGIDLGTGRRRGLKTAIAAIATGVAKRAPN, from the coding sequence ATGGCGATTACCGACGTTGCGGCCTTCGCTCACCTAACCGATGCCGACATCGAGAATCTGGCCGTTGAGCTGGACGCGATCCGGCTGGACATCGAGGATTCCCGTGGCGAGCGCGACGCGCGCTACATCCGCCGCACCATCGCCGCGCAACGCGCCCTGGAGGCAGCCGGCCGGGTCATGCTGACCGGTAGCTCGAAACGCTTGGCGTGGTGGGCGGGAACGGTGACCCTGGGTCTGGCCAAGATCATCGAGAACATGGAGATCGGCCACAACGTCATGCACGGCCAGTGGAACTGGATGAACGATCCCGAGATCCACTCTGCGACATGGGAGTGGGACATGAGTGCGGCATCAAAACACTGGATTTCCTCCCACAACTTTCAGCACCACAAGTACACCAACATCCTCGGCATGGATGACGATGTGGGCTACTTCATCCTGCGAGTCACGCGTGACCAGCCCTGGGAGCGCTTTAACGTCGGCAACCTGCTGTTCAATGCCATCCTCGCGCTTTGGTTCGAGTGGGGAATTGGCTTGCAGACCGTCGATTTCGAGAAGATCTTGAAGGCCGGCCCGGATCGTGACATCACCCTCCTGCAGATCCGCGAGTTTTCGGCCAAGGCCGGACGGCAGGTGGTCAAGGACTACATTGCGTTCCCGGCGCTGACCTCGCTGTCGCCCGGCGCGACCTACCAATCGACGCTGAAGGCCAACGTGGTGGCCAACGTGATCCGCAACGTCTGGGCCAATGCGGTGATCTTCTGCGGGCATTTCCCCGATGGCGCAGAGAAATTCACCAAGACCGACATGATCGCCGAAACCCGGGGCCAGTGGTATCTGCGCCAGATGCTGGGTAGCGCCAACTTCGAGGCGGGGGCGGCGCTGCGGTTCATGAGCGGCAACCTGTGTCACCAGATCGAGCATCACCTTTACCCCGATCTGCCCAGTAATCGGCTGCACGAGATCTCGATGCGGGTGCGCGAGGTGTGCGACAAGTACGACCTGCCCTACACCACCGGTTCGTTCCTGGTGCAGTACGGCAAGGCGTGGCGCACCATCGCCAAACTGTCGCTGCCGGATCGCTACCTGCACGACACCGCCGACGACGCTCCGGAGACCCGCAGCGAGCGGATGTTCACCGACTTGGAGCCGGGTTTCGCCGGCATCGACCTAGGAACGGGGCGCCGTCGGGGCCTCAAGACAGCAATCGCAGCAATCGCAACTGGCGTCGCGAAGCGCGCCCCTAACTGA
- a CDS encoding glycosyltransferase — protein MSFGILGTYPPTPSGLASFSAALADGLSTNGAEVSVVRVSDGPPSASTRVVGELVNGSAASVAACAELLNQSDVAVIQHEYGIYGGVDGAEVMGIVDRLRVPSILVAHTIPKDPTPQQHSLLEVLADRADQVVVMSEAASLRLRRGFDIARHKVATIPHGATVPTKAPCMRSGRPIVLTRGLLGPGKGIERVIEVMGSLNDLPGRPRYLVAGRTHPTVLAADGEAYRNARIDQALRSGVADSVCFDTDHRSVPMLTALLQSAAVVVLPYDSTDQVTSSALVDAIASGRPVVATAFPHAVELLASGAGIVVAHDDPDALACALRRVLTEPRLAGAMAAEARRLAPEVAWPTVARAYQRLAQRVLAQRRAGA, from the coding sequence ATGAGTTTCGGCATTCTGGGTACGTATCCACCGACACCGTCGGGGCTGGCGTCGTTCAGTGCCGCGCTGGCCGACGGGTTGAGCACCAACGGCGCCGAGGTCAGCGTCGTTCGGGTATCCGACGGCCCGCCATCCGCGAGCACCCGCGTCGTCGGAGAGCTGGTCAACGGCTCAGCGGCATCCGTCGCAGCATGCGCCGAGTTGCTGAACCAGAGCGACGTCGCCGTCATCCAGCATGAGTACGGCATCTACGGAGGCGTCGACGGCGCCGAAGTCATGGGCATCGTCGACAGACTGCGCGTACCGTCGATCTTGGTCGCTCACACTATCCCGAAAGACCCTACGCCACAACAGCATTCGCTTCTCGAGGTGCTCGCCGACCGGGCGGATCAGGTGGTCGTGATGTCCGAGGCGGCCAGCCTACGGTTGCGCCGGGGCTTCGACATCGCGCGCCACAAAGTCGCCACCATCCCACACGGCGCGACCGTCCCGACGAAGGCACCGTGCATGCGGAGCGGTCGACCCATCGTGTTGACCCGGGGCCTGCTGGGCCCGGGCAAGGGCATCGAGCGGGTGATCGAGGTAATGGGGTCGCTCAATGATCTGCCCGGCCGGCCGCGGTATCTGGTTGCGGGCAGAACGCACCCGACGGTGCTGGCCGCCGATGGCGAGGCGTACCGGAATGCCCGAATAGATCAGGCGCTGCGCAGCGGTGTCGCGGATTCGGTGTGCTTTGACACCGATCACCGCAGCGTTCCGATGCTCACCGCCCTCTTGCAATCCGCGGCGGTCGTGGTGTTGCCCTACGACTCGACCGATCAGGTCACCTCCAGTGCTCTGGTCGACGCCATCGCGAGCGGCCGCCCGGTCGTGGCCACCGCGTTCCCGCACGCCGTCGAGCTGCTCGCCAGTGGCGCCGGCATCGTCGTCGCGCATGACGATCCGGATGCGCTGGCTTGTGCCCTGCGCCGGGTGCTGACCGAGCCGCGCCTCGCCGGTGCGATGGCGGCCGAGGCCAGGAGATTGGCGCCCGAGGTGGCCTGGCCAACCGTCGCGCGCGCGTATCAGCGGCTGGCGCAGCGGGTCCTCGCGCAGCGACGGGCAGGGGCATGA
- a CDS encoding glycosyltransferase: MSTTSPAPIFDHLLRLTDRRGTLVHARLAEPLPQHGYCTDDVARVLVVATRDHGPDRILNGLAGVALRFLNDAQALTGACRNRMDGTGSWVDEPALEDAWGRCIWGLGTAAAHSNVGLARQSAIMQFERAAQERSALPRAMAFAALGAAELLVFDPTHRAARALLTDYALSVPAPNKDLGWPWPEPRLTYANAVVPEAMIAAGAALADAPLRERGLELLAWLVAVETVDGHLSPTPAGGRGAEDTRPGFDQRPTEVSTLADACARAATVDTDPIWPAGVDAAAAWFMGDNDAGEPMWDPDTGGGYDGLRSDGVDNNQGAEATVAVISTLQHAQHFLLCRNDFDAGWVRNT, encoded by the coding sequence ATGAGCACCACGTCTCCGGCGCCGATTTTCGATCACTTGCTCCGGCTGACCGACCGTCGTGGCACGTTGGTGCACGCGCGGCTCGCCGAACCCCTGCCCCAGCACGGTTACTGCACCGACGACGTAGCGCGGGTGCTTGTTGTCGCCACCCGAGACCATGGCCCCGACCGAATACTGAACGGTCTGGCAGGTGTTGCGTTGCGGTTCTTAAACGACGCACAGGCTCTCACTGGCGCATGCCGCAATCGGATGGACGGCACGGGAAGTTGGGTCGACGAGCCCGCCCTCGAGGACGCCTGGGGGCGGTGCATCTGGGGTCTGGGAACCGCAGCCGCGCACAGTAATGTCGGCTTGGCCCGCCAGTCGGCCATCATGCAGTTCGAGCGTGCCGCCCAGGAGCGCTCGGCATTACCGCGGGCGATGGCGTTCGCGGCGCTCGGTGCTGCCGAACTTCTCGTCTTCGACCCAACACACCGCGCGGCTCGCGCACTGCTCACCGACTATGCCTTGTCGGTGCCTGCACCGAACAAAGACCTGGGGTGGCCGTGGCCCGAGCCCCGACTGACCTACGCCAACGCCGTTGTGCCCGAGGCGATGATCGCTGCCGGCGCCGCGCTTGCCGACGCGCCGCTGCGGGAGCGAGGTTTGGAGCTGTTGGCGTGGCTGGTCGCAGTCGAAACGGTGGACGGTCATCTGTCGCCCACCCCTGCCGGGGGCAGAGGCGCCGAGGACACCCGGCCCGGATTCGACCAGCGGCCGACTGAGGTGTCCACGCTCGCCGATGCGTGCGCGCGCGCCGCCACCGTTGATACCGACCCGATCTGGCCGGCCGGCGTCGATGCCGCAGCCGCCTGGTTCATGGGAGACAACGACGCGGGGGAGCCGATGTGGGACCCGGATACAGGTGGTGGATACGACGGTTTGCGCTCTGACGGCGTGGACAATAACCAGGGCGCGGAGGCGACCGTGGCGGTGATCTCGACTTTGCAGCATGCTCAACATTTTCTACTGTGCCGCAATGACTTCGACGCGGGTTGGGTTCGCAATACGTAG
- a CDS encoding DUF5994 family protein, which translates to MTPKQDHMDVGHRQTPPVHTPRLRLKPKAPQSGSVDGAWWPHSDDLTAELPDLLAVLSVRLGPIGRVIYNIDEWAKPPAKFAVGRRMVRLDGYRLQPANTIEVLGLDRSKIVLLVVSPHADPDQAHTIMMTAASPNNASTVEGLMISPEEKETRV; encoded by the coding sequence ATGACGCCGAAACAAGACCACATGGACGTCGGACACCGGCAAACCCCACCGGTACACACACCGCGCCTGAGGCTAAAGCCCAAAGCGCCGCAGAGCGGGTCTGTCGATGGGGCATGGTGGCCGCACAGTGACGACCTTACGGCGGAGCTACCGGATCTGCTGGCGGTGCTGTCCGTTCGACTCGGGCCGATTGGCCGCGTGATCTACAACATCGACGAATGGGCAAAGCCGCCCGCTAAGTTCGCGGTCGGGAGACGGATGGTACGACTCGACGGATATCGCCTCCAGCCAGCCAACACCATCGAGGTCCTCGGACTCGATCGCAGCAAAATCGTCCTACTGGTCGTTTCCCCGCACGCCGACCCAGACCAGGCACACACGATCATGATGACAGCAGCCAGCCCCAACAATGCCTCGACCGTCGAGGGCCTCATGATCAGCCCGGAAGAAAAGGAGACCCGGGTATAG
- a CDS encoding transglutaminase-like domain-containing protein, which translates to MRREVGAEIEVDITAPTTLEFQIAVAPHPRTEVFESLRFVLDGRPIQAMEISGVHGNRIHKFDAAVGTLKVDYSATIVGQTDPAPVTEYDQSMYLRPSRYAEADKFYGFAATEFGTYGDSATLLENVSSWVGTRLNYVPGSSDPIDGAVETLLSGAGVCRDYAHLVVALLRAVNVPARLVSVYAPGVHPMDFHAVAEAFVEGQWRVVDATLLAPRQTLVRIATGRDASDTAFLDNHRGAITLNRLVVTAVVDGDLPRDSIDQLVSIR; encoded by the coding sequence ATGAGACGCGAAGTGGGCGCCGAGATCGAAGTCGACATCACCGCACCCACGACGCTGGAGTTTCAGATTGCTGTTGCCCCGCATCCACGCACTGAGGTCTTTGAATCGCTGCGCTTCGTCCTGGACGGACGGCCTATCCAGGCCATGGAAATCAGCGGTGTACATGGCAACCGCATCCACAAGTTCGACGCAGCAGTAGGCACACTGAAAGTCGACTACTCGGCGACGATCGTGGGTCAAACCGATCCGGCGCCAGTGACCGAATACGACCAGTCGATGTATCTGCGACCCAGCCGCTACGCCGAGGCCGATAAGTTCTACGGTTTCGCCGCAACCGAATTCGGCACCTATGGAGATTCGGCGACGCTGTTGGAGAATGTGAGCTCGTGGGTGGGTACGAGGCTGAACTATGTGCCCGGCTCAAGCGATCCGATCGACGGGGCGGTGGAAACCCTGCTCTCCGGCGCAGGCGTGTGCCGCGACTACGCGCATCTGGTGGTGGCGCTGCTGCGTGCGGTCAACGTCCCGGCCCGCCTGGTGTCGGTGTACGCGCCCGGGGTGCACCCGATGGACTTTCACGCGGTGGCCGAGGCTTTTGTCGAGGGGCAATGGCGGGTGGTCGATGCGACGCTGCTAGCGCCGCGGCAAACCCTGGTGCGGATAGCCACTGGTCGTGATGCCTCCGACACCGCGTTTCTCGACAATCACAGAGGCGCGATCACGCTGAACCGGCTGGTGGTGACCGCCGTCGTTGACGGCGACTTACCCCGGGATTCGATCGACCAACTCGTCTCCATCCGCTGA
- a CDS encoding DUF5994 family protein, translating into MHAARFRWKPAARGIGYVDGAWWPHSDDLMTQLPDLIAVLSMRLGAISCVMYNNTEWRITPAELVSGGHVVKLDGHRGHPPNTVEVLDSKGNKYGLLVVPFHLDPDQAHRIVMAAAAPGDVSSVDTLLMISVEDRESRTRRDAARERWEFATQGKTADRRERPRSWGGSSRPLPPMALAPPSHHS; encoded by the coding sequence ATCCATGCGGCGAGGTTTCGGTGGAAACCCGCCGCGCGTGGCATCGGGTATGTGGATGGCGCATGGTGGCCACACAGTGATGACCTGATGACGCAACTGCCAGATTTGATCGCGGTTCTGTCGATGCGTCTAGGTGCGATCAGTTGTGTGATGTACAACAACACCGAATGGAGAATAACGCCCGCCGAACTTGTGAGCGGCGGACATGTGGTCAAACTTGACGGACACCGCGGCCATCCGCCCAATACGGTCGAAGTCCTTGACTCCAAAGGCAATAAGTATGGCTTGCTGGTTGTCCCATTTCACCTCGACCCCGATCAAGCGCACAGGATTGTGATGGCAGCTGCCGCTCCGGGCGACGTGTCGAGCGTCGATACCCTGCTCATGATCAGCGTGGAAGACCGGGAAAGCCGCACCAGGAGGGACGCCGCGCGCGAGCGCTGGGAATTCGCAACGCAGGGCAAAACAGCCGATCGTCGGGAACGACCCCGGTCCTGGGGCGGGTCTTCCCGTCCTCTTCCCCCTATGGCCCTCGCGCCTCCGTCGCACCATAGCTAG
- a CDS encoding wax ester/triacylglycerol synthase domain-containing protein — MRLSGTDALSLHTQSSRTPAHTVTLVIIDASDQLSHQRLHQLVAASLPQLARFRSRLVTKPLGVGQPVWAEIDDYDPSSQIHRATVRAPGGRREFADLIAELSAGRLDGLSRLWEAWSINGLAGGRWALAVKMSPALNDGAAGAASLWPRLLTTGPHADPANNLSTEPSLGSPSVGDLVTDVMTEIVENHVAGMWLIAETISGVLQAVSGRLLRMRVGIPIAPVASSMSGPVPHTVFNAPLTKRRAVAFASIPLADVKTVSKAFGGSITNVVLTACTLSLRAWLQRHDEVPDDPLLMRMPFELPVTDPPRVGRALTIGRLRIPVHLDDPVQVLANLHTATERLNAIRGRDNESRSSPIDLESMASLIPPTIAQVGMQLYTRSGLRHQLRPICHGSVSSIAVEPVPAYCAGAKVVGMHTVAPLAEESGLNIALTCRDDELDVSVCACPDNVPAVDDIATGIMNSVDILLAAAQESPRGQGRSVVTEMTSHPANRGRGQPY, encoded by the coding sequence ATGCGATTGTCGGGGACCGATGCGCTGTCGCTGCACACACAGAGTTCGAGGACGCCTGCGCACACGGTTACGCTGGTGATCATCGATGCGTCCGATCAGCTCAGCCACCAGCGGCTACACCAATTGGTGGCCGCGTCGCTGCCGCAACTGGCGCGATTTCGCAGCCGCCTGGTGACCAAGCCGCTGGGCGTGGGGCAGCCCGTGTGGGCCGAGATTGACGACTATGACCCTTCTTCGCAAATTCATCGCGCAACGGTTCGCGCTCCCGGCGGTCGGCGGGAGTTCGCCGATCTCATCGCGGAGTTGAGTGCCGGGCGACTGGATGGCCTTAGCCGGCTGTGGGAAGCGTGGAGTATCAACGGACTGGCAGGCGGCCGGTGGGCGTTGGCGGTGAAGATGTCGCCTGCACTGAACGACGGGGCGGCAGGAGCAGCGTCCTTGTGGCCGCGGCTGCTGACCACCGGACCGCACGCCGACCCGGCCAACAATCTGTCGACCGAGCCTAGCTTAGGCTCGCCCTCCGTCGGCGACCTCGTTACCGATGTGATGACCGAGATCGTCGAAAACCATGTCGCCGGAATGTGGCTGATCGCCGAGACGATATCTGGTGTGCTGCAGGCCGTAAGTGGTCGGCTGCTCCGCATGCGCGTAGGGATCCCGATTGCCCCGGTGGCATCGTCGATGAGCGGTCCGGTGCCGCACACAGTGTTTAACGCGCCGCTGACCAAGCGGCGCGCAGTGGCCTTCGCCTCGATCCCGCTGGCTGACGTGAAGACGGTCAGCAAGGCGTTCGGGGGCAGCATCACCAACGTTGTTCTAACTGCCTGCACACTGTCATTGCGCGCATGGCTGCAACGGCACGACGAGGTACCCGACGATCCGCTGCTGATGCGGATGCCGTTCGAGCTACCAGTCACGGATCCCCCTAGGGTTGGCAGGGCGTTGACTATCGGGCGGCTTCGCATCCCGGTACACCTCGACGACCCTGTGCAGGTCCTCGCCAATCTCCATACCGCCACCGAAAGATTGAACGCGATCCGGGGCCGCGACAACGAAAGTAGGTCTTCTCCAATTGATTTGGAGAGCATGGCCTCGCTTATCCCGCCGACCATAGCTCAGGTGGGTATGCAGCTCTACACCCGATCAGGCCTGCGGCATCAGCTCAGGCCGATCTGTCACGGCAGTGTCTCCTCCATTGCCGTTGAGCCGGTGCCGGCGTACTGTGCCGGCGCCAAGGTCGTCGGCATGCATACCGTGGCGCCCCTAGCCGAGGAAAGTGGGTTAAACATTGCGCTGACCTGCCGTGATGACGAGCTGGATGTGAGCGTGTGTGCGTGCCCGGACAATGTGCCTGCGGTCGACGATATCGCGACCGGGATCATGAACTCTGTCGATATTCTGCTGGCGGCCGCACAGGAATCTCCTCGCGGGCAAGGCCGTTCCGTCGTCACAGAGATGACGTCACATCCCGCGAATCGTGGACGCGGCCAGCCCTATTGA
- a CDS encoding ATP-binding protein, whose protein sequence is MAMVSDGLADDAEVVVVEVLSNAVWQSGAANITVEVSVTDELLIEIAGDGRGIPSDDRRRIGLANIA, encoded by the coding sequence ATGGCCATGGTGAGCGATGGACTCGCCGACGACGCGGAAGTTGTTGTCGTCGAAGTGCTCAGCAACGCGGTGTGGCAATCAGGGGCCGCAAACATCACCGTCGAGGTCAGTGTCACCGACGAACTACTCATCGAGATCGCTGGTGACGGACGCGGAATCCCCTCGGACGACCGGCGCCGAATTGGCCTGGCCAATATTGCCTAA
- a CDS encoding SRPBCC family protein, whose translation MSKVTLTTELPIPVEAASALARKPELMKHVLSPVLRVYRLDVPEQIEVGTQGSARFWWFGVIPAWTHHLTIKRLESTEIYTNEHGGPVRTWNHRLIFEPIDEHSCRYTDEIETDDGLHGLLTRAFVRLMFRHRHRRWRNLAQILR comes from the coding sequence ATGAGTAAGGTAACCCTAACTACCGAGCTGCCGATCCCGGTTGAGGCGGCCTCCGCCCTGGCGCGCAAGCCCGAGCTGATGAAGCACGTGCTCAGCCCGGTGCTGCGGGTTTACCGGCTCGACGTCCCCGAGCAGATCGAGGTAGGCACCCAGGGATCGGCGCGGTTCTGGTGGTTCGGCGTGATCCCTGCCTGGACGCACCACCTGACCATCAAGCGACTCGAGTCGACCGAGATCTACACCAACGAGCACGGTGGGCCGGTCCGCACCTGGAATCACCGCCTGATATTCGAACCCATCGACGAGCACAGCTGCCGCTACACCGACGAGATCGAAACCGACGACGGCCTGCACGGGCTGCTGACTCGCGCCTTCGTCCGGCTCATGTTTCGCCACCGGCATCGGCGATGGCGCAACCTCGCGCAGATCCTCCGTTGA